CGTCGAGAGATTGCAGTGTCCTGACATGAGAGGCGGGTATGCGGAGTCTGCTTCGGGGTGGTCCCAATCGCGCGGGCCGTTTCTAGTGCTGGGTTACGCCGGCCGTATCACCATTGCTTGAGGGGACGGTCAACGAGTAGTAACTGGCATGCGACTTGGGTGTGGTCGATGGGCGCGGCGCGGCGACGTTCGGAACCGGGCCCCCGGCGAGCAGCGCCTCGGCATCCTCATCGGATACGGTATCCAAATAATCCAATAACGCCGCATCCGCCGACCGCCGTTGTACTGCTTGTGTGGTATGTGCGGTGATCATTTCAGCAAGGGCCGCCACGGTCGGCCGATCGAACAAATCTCGCAACGGAATTTCGGCGCCGAGCTGATCGGCCAATCGCGTCATCAATTGGGTTGCCAACAGACTGCTGCCCCCCAGGTCGAAGAAGCTGTCAAAGATGCCGACCTGTTCGATGTCCAAAATCTCGGCCCACATGCCCGCCAGGTGCGATTCGAGTTCGTTTCGCGGCGCGACGTAGGTCTCCAGTCCGGGCCGCGCGCACGGGGTTTGCCAGGTGTGCAGCACTTCCAACTCGCCGCTTAGATATTGCTGCCGGCAGGCATGACGTTGGATCTTGCCGCTAGTGGTCTTGGGGATCGTCCCTTGCCGCACCAGCACCACGGCGTCGACCGCCAGATCGTGCGCTTCGAGGATCGCCCCCCCGATGGCTCGCGACACTTCGTCGAGATCCGCCTTCTTGGGACGGGTGATTTCTTGGACCAGAATCAATTGCTCGCGTCCGCCTTCGTCGATCGAAAACGCCGCCGAACCGCGCGGCTTAATTGCCTCGTGGCAGTTCTCGATCGATTGCTCGATGTCCTGCGGGTGAAAGTTACGGCCGCGGATAATAATCAAGTCTTTAAAGCGTCCGCTGATGAACAGTTCGCCGTTGTCGATAAAGCCCAAGTCGCCGGTGCGCAAGAAAGGCCCTTCGCCTGTCGCGGTGACGGCCTGGAATCGGGTGCGCGATTCTTCAGCCTGGCCCCAATAGCCGCCAGCCACGTTGGGCCCGGCAATCCAGATCTCGCCGACGTCGCCCGGTCCGAGCGGCGCCCGAGTCTGCGGATCAACAATCGCCAGGCGCAGGTTCGCCGGCGGGCGCCCGCAACTAACCAGCGACCGTGCGTGCGCTCCGGCCTTGGCAATCGCCACGGCACGATTCTGCGTTAGTGCAGCGGCGTCGTAATTGACGACTCTCGGCCCCGTGTCTCTTGGCGAGGCGCTGACGAGCAACGTCGCTTCGGCCATGCCGTAGCAGGGGCAGAAGATTTCCCGACGAATGCCGCACTCGCCGAACGCTTCGACAAAACGCTCGATCGTTGCCCGGCGCACCGGCTCGGCGCCGGAAAGGGCCAAGCGAACGCTGCCGAGATCCAGGTCGCGACGATCTTCCGCTTTGATCTTGCGCACGCACAGGTCATAAGCGAAATCGGGCGCGGCCAACGTCGTGGCGCGATACGCGGCCACGGCTTGTAGCCACCGCAGCGGTTGCTGAAAAAACGCCAGCGGAGAGAGCATCACATTCCGTCGGCCGCTGTACCAGCACTGGAAAATTCCACCGACCAGTCCCATGTCGTGATAGGCTGGCAGCCACGTGCAGACGATGGCGTTCTCTAGATCGATCATCTGCTCCATCTGCGCCATGTTCGCCAGCACATTGCCGTGGCGCACCAGGACCCCCTTGGGCGTACCGGTCGATCCGGAGGTGTATTGCAAGAAGGCCGGCGTGTCGCGATCCAACGTTGGCGCCGCCCATGCATCGGCCAGGGAAAGTTCGATCGTATCGCTGGGCAACAATTGTCCCAGGCCCGGAATGGCGCCCAACATCGCGCCGGCCCACGCCAGGTCGGCGGCCGTCCCCAATAACACCGACGCTTGGGCGTCGCTGACGATGGCTTCTAAGCGCGGCAGGGTGCGGGCCGCACGCAATGGGTCGGGCGGAAACACGGGGATCGCCACTACGCCGGCATACAGGCAGCCGGCCAAGGCGGCGATGTAATCCAATCCGGAATCGTACATCAACAGCGCGCGATCGCCGGGGCGGCAGGTCTGTTGCAGACGTGCCGCGATTGCCCGAGCGCGCTCGTCGAGCTGGGAATAGGTACGGTCTTCGGGGGCCGTAACTTCTCCGCCGGGTAAAAACGTAAACGCGACCCGATCGGAGTTCTCGGCCGCGCGGCGGCGAAATACCTCGACCAGGCTACGGGCCTGCAATCCGGCGGCGCCGGCCCCTTGCATCGGAAAGCAATTGTCTGGGCTCACGTTGGTCAATCCGGAGGTTGGCGTGTCAGTAAACATCAGGGTGGCTTCTGGCGGGTCAGACTGGCGGTTCAGATTTCTCCCAGTCATTTTACCCCTGCTGCCGCAGCGCGACAGTCGGCAGCAACTGGGCGGCGCGGTAAGCGGGGTAGATTGCCCCCAGGATTCCAATGAGCAGCGCGATAAAGATACCTTGCGCGATGACAGGCGCGGCGACATGTCCGCTAATTAATCCGGCGGCAGCCGGCGCGCGGCTTAGCACTTGCATTATCAAGAGTGCAACAAGTGTGCCAAGAATCCCGCCCCCCAGGCTTAGCAGACTCGACTCGATCAGGATCATGCGAACGATGCGGCTGCGGCGCCAGCCGATGGCGCGGAGGATGCCGATTTCGCTGGTCCGCTCGAACACCGAAATGATCATCGTGTTGAGCATGCCGATCGCGCCGATTACCAGTGCGATGGCGGAAATGCTCCAGGCCAGGGCCGAAGCGATTTGTATTTTTGAGTCGGTCGCCACGTAGCTTTCGGTGGCCATTGCCGAGACGCCCACGTCCAACGCCTGGATCGCGACCACT
Above is a window of Pirellulales bacterium DNA encoding:
- a CDS encoding FtsX-like permease family protein, with amino-acid sequence LEALGPVGVVVQGLEPTERMKHERQLAAGQWFAADEPHVVMLGQILAANLGKHVGDELEIYDNERCRIVGIYDGGNIFDNGAMIVPLAELQRMLDQTNQVTAFNVTVDRDADTAAVDKVVVAIQALDVGVSAMATESYVATDSKIQIASALAWSISAIALVIGAIGMLNTMIISVFERTSEIGILRAIGWRRSRIVRMILIESSLLSLGGGILGTLVALLIMQVLSRAPAAAGLISGHVAAPVIAQGIFIALLIGILGAIYPAYRAAQLLPTVALRQQG
- a CDS encoding AMP-binding protein, with product MFTDTPTSGLTNVSPDNCFPMQGAGAAGLQARSLVEVFRRRAAENSDRVAFTFLPGGEVTAPEDRTYSQLDERARAIAARLQQTCRPGDRALLMYDSGLDYIAALAGCLYAGVVAIPVFPPDPLRAARTLPRLEAIVSDAQASVLLGTAADLAWAGAMLGAIPGLGQLLPSDTIELSLADAWAAPTLDRDTPAFLQYTSGSTGTPKGVLVRHGNVLANMAQMEQMIDLENAIVCTWLPAYHDMGLVGGIFQCWYSGRRNVMLSPLAFFQQPLRWLQAVAAYRATTLAAPDFAYDLCVRKIKAEDRRDLDLGSVRLALSGAEPVRRATIERFVEAFGECGIRREIFCPCYGMAEATLLVSASPRDTGPRVVNYDAAALTQNRAVAIAKAGAHARSLVSCGRPPANLRLAIVDPQTRAPLGPGDVGEIWIAGPNVAGGYWGQAEESRTRFQAVTATGEGPFLRTGDLGFIDNGELFISGRFKDLIIIRGRNFHPQDIEQSIENCHEAIKPRGSAAFSIDEGGREQLILVQEITRPKKADLDEVSRAIGGAILEAHDLAVDAVVLVRQGTIPKTTSGKIQRHACRQQYLSGELEVLHTWQTPCARPGLETYVAPRNELESHLAGMWAEILDIEQVGIFDSFFDLGGSSLLATQLMTRLADQLGAEIPLRDLFDRPTVAALAEMITAHTTQAVQRRSADAALLDYLDTVSDEDAEALLAGGPVPNVAAPRPSTTPKSHASYYSLTVPSSNGDTAGVTQH